A single Pochonia chlamydosporia 170 chromosome Unknown PCv3seq00011, whole genome shotgun sequence DNA region contains:
- a CDS encoding ankyrin repeat-containing protein (similar to Talaromyces stipitatus ATCC 10500 XP_002340080.1), translating to MSEPNSYTVGWICAISTEYVAAQAFLDEEHEGPEHLSPNDNNDYTLGRMGKHNVVIAVLPSGEYGVSRAAGVASDMMHSFPNVRIGLMVGIGGGAPSPKHDIRLGDIVVSDPRDGNGGVLQYDFGKTIQSQTFQRTGLLNQPPTVLRAAVNGLKAQYESKGHRLEESINGSLRKKPRLLKKYSRPNLNSDRLYQSRVVHPVNDDVSCVASCGTGRKRLVLRSERTQDHDNLTIHYGVIASGNQLMKDASVRDKLAAEEDILCFEMEAAGLMNHFPCLVIRGICDYSDSHKNEEWQGYAAMAAAAYAKDLLRRITPNRVETEKKIGDILYGLREVTQNQRDIAKKQLEAQTSFAKERLSEKEEKCHQLFRLTTGSRDATYEWYKDRVEERVKDTCFWFLKHEHFQKWMKQDSGPLLVTADPGCGKSVLAKYLIDQYLPRPTTICYFFFKDQDQNTVRQALCALLHQLFAQKPFLIGHAMTQFRTDGQGLINSTDSLWKVLRNAIHDPKAGPVILVLDALDECAELEFADLMRNVESQFRSDKWGHGKLKYLLTCRPYEQIVSKFRGLLEVFPNMRIPGEEESEIINQEVNRVITHRVNQLLERKNLSPQMKSHLEKRLQETTHRTYLWVYLVFDYLERENFKKTLKGIESAIATLPMSINEAYEQILSKSKEHPMVRKALSIILVASRPLTLSEMNIAVNIDDKTRCFQDIDLEEDEDFKLRLRSWCGLFISIHRGKIYFLHQTAREFLLADLVWPATIPLQAQWHRSINIYCAHAVVAELCIRYLNFFNYDLGLPKDANREAGNSTDSHAFLEYSAKFWGAHFREAGIVDNVPIIHSALGICDPGSKSYSVWFKIYWKTTGMKTTEPFTNLMVASYCGHPGVVKLLLGKGGDIEPRDTEYGRTPLFWAAENGYEAVVKLLLEHGACIEAKSNRHQTPLSRAAEKGHDTIVKLLLEKGAEIETKSISGQTPLLLAAKSGRAAIVKLLLESGAEVESKDVNGQTPLFWAIANGREAVVRLLLEKGAEVEAENDSGQTPLLVAAGNGHEAIVRLLLDGGAEVEAKNKDNLAPLFWAAANGHEAVVRLLLEKGACVEAKSNRHQTPLSRAAEKGHGTIVKLLLEKGAEVETKSNSGRTPLSRAAEKGHEAIVKLLLENGADANAENRDNLTPLSWAAANGHKPIVKLLLENGAKVEVKSNSGRTPLSRAAASGHVAVVKLLLEKGADIEAQKRDTLTPLWAGERGHKGIVKLLLENGADVNAENGDFLTPLSWAAANGHEVIVKLLLENGADIEAKNRDNLTPLSWASEKGHGAVVKLLIEKGAEVKARSKSGRTPLSRAAEKGHEAIAKLLLENGADIEAGSNSGQTPLLLAAEKGHEAIVKLLQRKS from the exons ATGTCCGAACCTAATAGCTACACAGTCGGATGGATATGCGCCATAAGTACAGAGTACGTTGCCGCACAAGCGTTCTTGGACGAGGAACACGAAGGACCGGAACATCTGTCGCCCAATGACAACAACGATTATACTCTGGGAAGAATGGGGAAACACAATGTCGTCATTGCTGTCTTACCCAGCGGGGAGTATGGCGTATCCCGCGCTGCAGGTGTTGCGAGCGACATGATGCACAGCTTCCCTAATGTCAGAATTGGTCTAATGGTTGGCATTGGTGGCGGTGCGCCAAGCCCAAAGCATGATATTCGTTTGGGTGACATTGTGGTCAGCGATCCTCGAGATGGGAATGGTGGCGTGCTACAgtacgactttggcaaaACCATTCAAAGTCAGACCTTCCAGCGAACAGGCCTCTTAAACCAGCCGCCTACAGTCCTACGGGCAGCGGTAAATGGACTCAAGGCACAGTACGAGAGCAAAGGTCACCGGCTTGAAGAGAGCATAAATGGCAGTCTTCGAAAGAAGCCAAGACTACTGAAGAAGTACAGCCGCCCAAACCTAAATAGTGACAGGTTGTATCAATCCAGAGTCGTGCATCCTGTAAACGACGATGTGAGCTGCGTGGCATCCTGTGGTACTGGTCGAAAAAGGCTGGTGCTACGATCCGAACGTACTCAAGATCATGACAATTTGACGATCCACTATGGCGTTATTGCCTCGGGGAACCAGCTAATGAAGGATGCTTCGGTGAGGGACAAGCTGGCCGCGGAAGAGGACATTCTAtgctttgagatggaagcagcGGGACTGATGAACCACTTTCCTTGCTTGGTTATACGCGGGATTTGCGATTACTCGGACTCCCACAAGAACGAGGAGTGGCAGGGCtatgcagcaatggcggccGCAGCATATGCGAAGGATCTCCTCCGCCGAATAACTCCAAATAGGGTTGAAACGGAGAAGAAAATTGGCGATATTCTATACG GCCTCCGTGAAGTCACACAAAATCAACGAGAcattgcaaagaagcagcttgaagccCAGACAAGCTTTGCTAAAGAGAGGCTCTCcgagaaagaggaaaagTGTCACCAACTGTTCCGCCTCACGACTGGCAGTAGGGACGCTACGTATGAGTGGTATAAAGATCGAGTGGAAGAAAGGGTTAAAGATACCTGCTTCTGGTTCCTCAAGCACGAGCACTTCCAGAAATGGATGAAGCAGGACTCCGGGCCATTACTAGTCACGGCTGATCCTGGCTGCGGAAAGTCAGTATTGGCCAAGTACCTGATAGACCAGTATCTGCCGCGACCAACAACGATCtgctacttcttcttcaaagaccaagaccagaacACCGTCCGGCAAGCACTTTGTGCTCTACTTCACCAGCTCTTTGCACAGAAGCCGTTTCTGATCGGGCATGCTATGACACAGTTTCGTACGGACGGCCAAGGTTTGATCAACTCTACAGATTCGCTCTGGAAGGTTCTGCGAAACGCTATACATGATCCAAAGGCAGGGCCTGTAATCCTTGTCCTGGATGCCCTGGATGAATGCGCCGAATTAGAGTTTGCGGACCTGATGCGGAATGTAGAGAGCCAGTTCCGTAGCGACAAGTGGGGTCATGGCAAGTTAAAGTACCTTCTAACTTGCCGCCCCTATGAACAAATAGTGTCCAAGTTCCGTGGCCTGTTAGAAGTTTTTCCAAATATGCGTATACCAGGAGAGGAAGAGTCGGAAATCATTAATCAGGAGGTGAACCGCGTCATTACTCATCGGGTTAATCAGCTATTGGAGAGGAAGAACCTTTCACCCCAGATGAAGAGCCATTTAGAGAAAAGGTTACAAGAGACTACCCACCGGACCTATCTCTGGGTATACCTTGTGTTCGACTACTTAGAGAGAGAAAACTTTAAGAAGACGCTAAAGGGGATCGAATCTGCCATTGCAACGCTTCCCATGAGTATCAATGAGGCATATGAGCAGATCCTCAGCAAGTCTAAGGAACACCCGATGGTTCGGAAGGCCTTGAGTATTATCTTGGTAGCGAGTCGGCCACTAACTCTCTCGGAAATGAACATTGCCGTGAATATAGACGATAAAACGCGGTGCTTTCAGGATATTGACTtagaagaagacgaggactTCAAGCTAAGGCTTAGATCGTGGTGTGGATTATTCATCTCAATCCATCGTGGCAAGATTTATTTCCTTCACCAAACTGCTCGCGAGTTTCTCCTTGCAGATTTGGTATGGCCTGCAACTATTCCATTACAGGCACAGTGGCATCGCTCCATTAATATCTACTGTGCGCATGCCGTCGTTGCGGAGCTCTGCATACGCTACCTGAACTTCTTCAACTACGATCTTGGCCTTCCGAAAGACGCGAACAGGGAAGCAGGTAATTCCACCGACAGCCACGCCTTCTTGGAATATTCAGCCAAATTCTGGGGGGCTCACTTCCGCGAGGCTGGCATCGTTGATAACGTTCCCATTATACATTCCGCCTTGGGAATCTGTGATCCGGGTTCCAAGAGCTACTCAGTATGGTTTAAAATCTACTGGAAGACTACAGGTATGAAGACAACGGAGCCTTTTACGAATCTTATGGTAGCATCGTACTGCGGCCACCCTGGTGTTGTCAAGCTCCTTCTAGGAAAGGGTGGGGACATCGAGCCGAGAGACACGGAGTATGGTCGGACGCCACTATTTTGGGCCGCCGAGAACGGGTACGAGGCCgttgtcaagctgctgctcgagcATGGCGCCTGTATCGAAGCGAAGAGCAACCGTCATCAGACGCCGCTATCACGTGCCGCCGAGAAGGGACACGATACTATCGTCAAGTTGTTGCTCGAGAAGGGTGCCGAAATCGAGACAAAGAGTATCTCTGGTCAGACGCCTTTATTGCTGGCCGCCAAGTCGGGGCGCGcggccatcgtcaagctgctgctggagagTGGTGCCGAAGTCGAGTCGAAAGACGTCAacggtcagacgccgctaTTCTGGGCCATCGCGAACGGGCGCGAGGCCGTTGtcaggctgctgctcgagaaggGCGCCGAAGTCGAGGCGGAGAATGATTCTGGTCAGACTCCGCTATTGGTGGCGGCCGGGAACGGGCACGAAGCTATCGTCAGGCTATTGCTTGACGGGGGTGCCGAGGTCGAGGCCAAGAATAAGGATAATCTGGCGCCGCTATTTTGGGCCGCCGCGAACGGACACGAGGCCGTTGTCAGGCTGCTTCTCGAGAAAGGCGCCTGTGTCGAAGCGAAGAGCAACCGTCATCAGACGCCGCTATCACGTGCCGCCGAGAAGGGACACGGTACTATCGTCAAGTTGTTGCTCGAGAAGGGTGCCGAAGTCGAGACGAAGAGTAACTCTGGTCGGACGCCGCTATCGCGGGCCGCTGAGAAGGGACACGAGGCTAttgtcaagctgctgctcgagaaTGGTGCCGACGCCAACGCTGAGAATAGGGATAATCTGACGCCGTTATCGTGGGCCGCCGCGAATGGGCATAAGCCTATAGTCAAGCTGCTACTCGAGAACGGCGCCAAGGTCGAGGTGAAGAGTAACTCCGGTAGAACGCCGCTATCGCGGGCTGCCGCGAGCGGGCATGtggccgtcgtcaagctgctactcGAGAAGGGAGCAGACATCGAAGCTCAGAAGAGGGATACTCTGACGCCGCTATGGGCTGGTGAGAGGGGGCACAAAGGtatcgtcaagctgctactcGAGAATGGCGCCGACGTCAACGCTGAGAATGGGGATTTTCTGACGCCTCTATCGTGGGCCGCCGCGAATGGACATGAGGTtatcgtcaagctgctacttGAGAACGGAGCCGACATCGAAGCTAAGAATAGGGATAACCTGACGCCACTGTCATGGGCCTCCGAGAAGGGGCACGgggccgtcgtcaagctgctaATCGAGAAGGGCGCCGAGGTCAAGGCAAGGAGTAAGTCTGGTCGGACGCCGCTATCGCGGGCCGCTGAGAAGGGACACGAGGCTATCGCcaagctgcttctcgaaAATGGCGCCGACATCGAGGCGGGGAGTAACTCTGGCCAGACGCCGCTATTGCTAGCCGCCGAGAAAGGGCACGAGGCtatcgtcaagctgctacaACGGAAATCATGA